One genomic region from Cucumis melo cultivar AY chromosome 9, USDA_Cmelo_AY_1.0, whole genome shotgun sequence encodes:
- the PSY gene encoding phytoene synthase, chloroplastic (The RefSeq protein has 1 substitution compared to this genomic sequence), with translation MSFASSLVVSSNVELSPSSFGFLDSVRDGPQIPDSFRFSSRNRVPNLINKKQKWGNHSHYTELKYPILHESGYGSVIVASMVANPAGEIAVSAEQKVYNVVMKQAALVKRQLRTAGELDVKPDIVLPGTLSLLNEAYDRCGEVCAEYAKTFYLGTMLMTPERQKAIWAIYVWCRRTDELVDGPNASHITPTALDRWEARLEELFQGRPFDMLDAALADTVTKFPVDIQPFKDMIEGMRMDLRKSRYKNFDELYLYCYYVAGTVGLMSVPVMGIAPESQASTESVYNAALALGIANQLTNILRDVGEDARRGRIYLPQDELAQAGLSDEDIFAGRVTDKWRNFMKNQIKRARMFFDEAEKGVLELNKASRWPVWASLLLYRQILDEIEANDYDNFTKRAYVSKAKKILALPMAYGRALLGPS, from the exons ATGTCTTTTGCTTCATCGTTGGTTGTTTCTTCCAACGTTGAACTTTCCCCATCCAGCTTTGGGTTTCTTGATTCAGTTCGAGATGGACCCCAAATTCCCGATTCTTTTAGATTCTCTTCGAGAAATCGAGTgccgaatctgattaacaagAAACAGAAATGGGGGAATCATTCTCACTCTACAGAACTGAAATACCCAATTCTCCATGAAAGTGGATATGGGTCTGTTATTGTAGCAAGTATGGTGGCGAATCCCGCCGGAGAAATAGCCGTCTCAGCTGAGCAGAAGGTGTATAACGTAGTTATGAAACAGGCGGCTCTGGTGAAACGACAACTTAGAACCGCCGGAGAATTGGATGTGAAGCCGGATATCGTTCTTCCGGGGACTTTGAGCTTGTTGAATGAGGCTTATGATCGTTGTGGTGAAGTTTGTGCAGAGTATGCCAAGACATTTTATCTGG gAACTATGTTGATGACACCGGAGAGGCAAAAGGCTATTTGGGCAATTTATG TATGGTGTAGGCGGACAGATGAACTTGTTGATGGGCCAAATGCTTCACACATAACACCTACTGCATTGGACAGATGGGAGGCAAGGCTGGAAGAGCTTTTCCAAGGGAGGCCATTCGATATGCTCGATGCAGCTTTGGCGGATACTGTTACTAAGTTCCCTGTCGATATTCAG CCGTTCAAAGATATGATTGAAGGGATGCGGATGGATCTAAGGAAGTCGAGATACAAGAATTTCGACGAACTTTATCTCTACTGTTATTATGTTGCTGGTACAGTTGGGTTGATGAGTGTCCCTGTCATGGGCATTGCACCTGAGTCCCAAGCAAGCACAGAGAGTGTGTACAATGCTGCCTTAGCATTAGGCATTGCCAATCAGCTCACAAACATTCTCAGAGATGTTGGAGAAGA TGCTAGAAGAGGAAGAATATATCTACCACAAGATGAGCTAGCACAGGCAGGTCTTTCAGATGAGGACATATTTGCTGGAAGAGTAACTGATAAATGGAGAAACTTCATGAAGAATCAGATTAAGAGGGCTAGAATGTTCTTTGATGAGGCTGAGAAAGGAGTTTTGGAGCTTAATAAAGCTAGCAGATGGCCG GTGTGGGCTTCTTTGCTATTGTATAGGCAAATATTGGATGAGATCGAAGCAAACGACTACGACAACTTCACAAAAAGGGCTTATGTGAGCAAAGCCAAGAAAATATTGGCTTTGCCAATGGCTTATGGAAGGGCCCTCCTTGGTCCTTCATGA
- the PSY gene encoding phytoene synthase, chloroplastic isoform X1 encodes MSFASSLVVSSNVELSPSSFGFLDSVRDGPQIPDSFRFSSRNRVPNLINKKQKWGNHSHSTELKYPILHESGYGSVIVASMVANPAGEIAVSAEQKVYNVVMKQAALVKRQLRTAGELDVKPDIVLPGTLSLLNEAYDRCGEVCAEYAKTFYLGTMLMTPERQKAIWAIYVWCRRTDELVDGPNASHITPTALDRWEARLEELFQGRPFDMLDAALADTVTKFPVDIQPFKDMIEGMRMDLRKSRYKNFDELYLYCYYVAGTVGLMSVPVMGIAPESQASTESVYNAALALGIANQLTNILRDVGEDARRGRIYLPQDELAQAGLSDEDIFAGRVTDKWRNFMKNQIKRARMFFDEAEKGVLELNKASRWPVWASLLLYRQILDEIEANDYDNFTKRAYVSKAKKILALPMAYGRALLGPS; translated from the exons ATGTCTTTTGCTTCATCGTTGGTTGTTTCTTCCAACGTTGAACTTTCCCCATCCAGCTTTGGGTTTCTTGATTCAGTTCGAGATGGACCCCAAATTCCCGATTCTTTTAGATTCTCTTCGAGAAATCGAGTgccgaatctgattaacaagAAACAGAAATGGGGGAATCATTCTCACTCTACAGAACTGAAATACCCAATTCTCCATGAAAGTGGATATGGGTCTGTTATTGTAGCAAGTATGGTGGCGAATCCCGCCGGAGAAATAGCCGTCTCAGCTGAGCAGAAGGTGTATAACGTAGTTATGAAACAGGCGGCTCTGGTGAAACGACAACTTAGAACCGCCGGAGAATTGGATGTGAAGCCGGATATCGTTCTTCCGGGGACTTTGAGCTTGTTGAATGAGGCTTATGATCGTTGTGGTGAAGTTTGTGCAGAGTATGCCAAGACATTTTATCTGG gAACTATGTTGATGACACCGGAGAGGCAAAAGGCTATTTGGGCAATTTATG TATGGTGTAGGCGGACAGATGAACTTGTTGATGGGCCAAATGCTTCACACATAACACCTACTGCATTGGACAGATGGGAGGCAAGGCTGGAAGAGCTTTTCCAAGGGAGGCCATTCGATATGCTCGATGCAGCTTTGGCGGATACTGTTACTAAGTTCCCTGTCGATATTCAG CCGTTCAAAGATATGATTGAAGGGATGCGGATGGATCTAAGGAAGTCGAGATACAAGAATTTCGACGAACTTTATCTCTACTGTTATTATGTTGCTGGTACAGTTGGGTTGATGAGTGTCCCTGTCATGGGCATTGCACCTGAGTCCCAAGCAAGCACAGAGAGTGTGTACAATGCTGCCTTAGCATTAGGCATTGCCAATCAGCTCACAAACATTCTCAGAGATGTTGGAGAAGA TGCTAGAAGAGGAAGAATATATCTACCACAAGATGAGCTAGCACAGGCAGGTCTTTCAGATGAGGACATATTTGCTGGAAGAGTAACTGATAAATGGAGAAACTTCATGAAGAATCAGATTAAGAGGGCTAGAATGTTCTTTGATGAGGCTGAGAAAGGAGTTTTGGAGCTTAATAAAGCTAGCAGATGGCCG GTGTGGGCTTCTTTGCTATTGTATAGGCAAATATTGGATGAGATCGAAGCAAACGACTACGACAACTTCACAAAAAGGGCTTATGTGAGCAAAGCCAAGAAAATATTGGCTTTGCCAATGGCTTATGGAAGGGCCCTCCTTGGTCCTTCATGA